Proteins encoded by one window of Hylaeus volcanicus isolate JK05 chromosome 7, UHH_iyHylVolc1.0_haploid, whole genome shotgun sequence:
- the LOC128880455 gene encoding uncharacterized protein LOC128880455, translating to MSPASQGVVEVERYIGSCLISSNRRPGSHKAVVKQQEPSLHGKTRCYGGQNLINTGDQVQYGPGDWTGAPLISMTSPRRCNQRSVSLQPQPQQQPQACEVSTHLPKNPLSRLAIHTQGAPLILAGRFPNRKIHNGVNGIANALCNAAVSSYVYGNGNVLRCPPSRPQRLADHAKKQQASTKSDLCSSKETVAVVAMGANIANIDSLSIASDESSGSNNSENSLPRIIKPRKRRKKDRKPVNNLVAIDVVQQEDQQQEPALAVEHPNLKPYMPVCYEQRFEALPQIRNHRRLPIGRKNVLHGCRAQTPGIQEPTDVKQKQTHRHMEPNDVRQQEQTHRRVEPTDARQKQTHRRMEATDARHEHADRHMEVKVPDDNRLVEIHTVPSRGHRHARQPTNNLPMFLQEYSELAGCRNKEGLGSCQCRYCDPSGVIWDVDQNCYSPFLTSSTGHFPHVPFLARPTSNCHNQSIERLSGSVHEEKDPGPGVVLRRSWSDPTSYFSEDNIGAPSKDVGVIGDRWQGDSGKHRTLWHGDTSGFLANNPGPGANMPSNGFVCQRQKGLEVSTEIITSPNGHRDLEIKFYSPSLNANAPDHEKILFAEVVDDDEEDFSDIWSYHESKLQQDFRTLLQAEE from the coding sequence ATGAGCCCTGCCTCCCAAGGCGTCGTAGAGGTGGAGCGTTACATCGGCAGTTGCCTAATATCCTCGAATCGGAGGCCAGGATCGCACAAGGCGGTCGTCAAGCAGCAAGAGCCTTCGTTACACGGAAAGACGCGTTGTTACGGTGGACAGAACCTGATAAACACCGGCGATCAGGTGCAATATGGTCCCGGCGATTGGACAGGCGCTCCTTTGATATCCATGACTAGCCCGCGCAGATGTAATCAGAGGTCGGTTAGCCTACAACCACAACCACAGCAACAGCCACAGGCCTGCGAGGTGTCGACACACCTGCCCAAGAATCCACTCTCCAGGCTAGCCATTCACACACAGGGAGCGCCGTTGATCTTGGCAGGCCGGTTTCCCAATCGCAAGATACATAACGGCGTGAACGGCATCGCCAACGCGCTTTGCAACGCAGCGGTTAGCAGTTACGTTTACGGCAATGGAAACGTGCTGAGATGTCCACCGTCCCGGCCTCAGAGGCTCGCGGACCACGCCAAGAAGCAGCAAGCGAGTACAAAGTCGGACTTGTGCTCGAGCAAAGAGACCGTAGCTGTGGTCGCGATGGGAGCCAACATCGCCAACATCGATTCGTTGAGCATCGCCAGCGACGAGAGTTCCGGATCCAACAACTCCGAGAACAGCCTGCCCCGTATAATAAAGCCACGAAAGCGCAGGAAGAAGGACAGGAAACCGGTCAACAACCTGGTCGCTATCGACGTTGTTCAACAGGAGGACCAGCAACAAGAGCCCGCGTTGGCTGTCGAGCACCCGAACTTAAAACCGTACATGCCGGTCTGTTACGAGCAGCGTTTCGAGGCCTTGCCTCAGATCAGGAACCACAGGAGGCTGCCAATCGGAAGGAAAAACGTGCTGCACGGTTGCAGGGCCCAGACGCCTGGTATACAGGAACCGACGGACGTCAAGCAAAAGCAAACGCACCGGCATATGGAACCGAACGACGTCAGACAGCAGGAGCAAACACACCGTCGCGTGGAACCCACCGACGCCAGACAGAAGCAAACACACCGGCGCATGGAAGCTACCGACGCGAGGCACGAGCACGCAGACCGACATATGGAAGTGAAAGTGCCGGACGACAACAGACTAGTGGAAATTCACACAGTTCCTTCGAGAGGTCACAGACACGCTCGCCAGCCGACCAACAACCTTCCGATGTTTCTGCAGGAATACAGCGAGCTGGCAGGGTGCAGAAACAAGGAAGGGTTAGGGTCGTGCCAGTGTCGGTACTGCGATCCTTCGGGAGTTATTTGGGACGTGGATCAGAACTGTTACTCGCCCTTCTTGACCTCGAGTACCGGCCACTTTCCTCACGTGCCGTTTCTCGCCCGGCCGACTTCGAACTGCCACAATCAGAGCATAGAGAGGCTTAGCGGTTCGGTCCACGAGGAAAAAGACCCCGGGCCCGGTGTTGTTCTCAGACGCAGCTGGAGCGACCCGACCAGTTACTTCAGCGAGGACAACATAGGCGCTCCTAGCAAAGACGTCGGTGTGATCGGTGACCGGTGGCAGGGTGACAGTGGGAAACACAGGACGCTCTGGCACGGGGACACCAGCGGGTTCCTGGCGAATAATCCGGGACCGGGGGCCAATATGCCGAGCAACGGTTTCGTCTGCCAACGGCAGAAGGGTCTGGAGGTCTCCACGGAGATCATCACGTCGCCCAACGGTCACAGAGACCTGGAAATCAAGTTCTATTCGCCCTCGCTGAACGCCAACGCTCCCGACCACGAGAAAATCCTCTTTGCCGAGGTAGTggacgacgacgaggaggatTTCAGCGACATTTGGAGCTATCACGAGTCAAAGTTGCAGCAGGATTTTCGCACGTTGCTGCAAGCGGAGGAATGA